CCATCGAGATGAAAGGCCTGTCTTCCGGTGCCGGCACGCTTGAATATCCAGAAGTCAGAGGGGTCTATGACAATAACGGCTTCTCTCTTCCGGTGCGGATAGAACCGGGCGCAGATGGCAACGATTCCAAGGTTTCCTTCTATGCCTATTCGCCCGGCGAATATGCGATCATTGTGAACAGCTACCCTGCCGACAGCATTGGCACCTATATCCTTTCCGCTGAGGAAACGGGCCCTGCTCCCGAAATCCCGGATGACTGGACAACTGGCGCTACTGCCCCCACCTTCGGCTCGTTCTTCGGTGACATTGAAACGCCCGGCGACGTGGACTGGATAGCCGTGAGCCTGCGAGGCGGCGTGACATACCAGTTTGATCTGGCCGGCTGGCTAGGTGTGGATGACGCCTATATCTACGGCATCTACGACTGGGAAGGCTCGTCTCTGGGTGACTTCGAGGATGACGACAGCGGCCCCGGCCTTGATGCCCGGATCAACTTCCTCGCATGGGATTCCGACATCTATTACATCGCCGTAGGCGCCGCCGACGCCTCAACCGGTGGCTATGTCCTGAGTGTCGAGCCGATCTGATTTCCGGGCATCCTTGCCAGAGCGTTCAAGTTCCGGCGTGTTTGGGGAACTGCCTCGCCGCAAAGCCCGCAAGGCCGAAACCCATGATCATCATCAGCCATGTCGCAGGCTCCGGCACGGGGCCTGCAGCTTTGACCATGCTGACGTTATAGAGATCGACGTCGCCAAGGTCGGTCCGGATCATGCTGCCTTCCACCGAGCTGGCGGCGAGCAGCGACCACTGGTCGAAAAGGATCATGTCGTTGCCGGATATCAGTGTCTCGTCGAGGCTGTAGGCATTGACCTGCGCGAGGGTGATGGTAAGGCCCGCAAGCAACAGATCCGTCGCGCCCTGTGCCCGCATGAAATCGTAGATATTGTCGGTGCCGTCGCTGATGCCATCGAAAATCCAGATGAGATCGCCAATGGCATCAGTGCCGGGACCGTATTCCCAGCTCCGGTTGCCCAGTTCCCACTTGAAATAACCATAGGAATAGCGGGCCTGCCGGGCCGCATAGTCCGTATCGTCATGCTCGCTCTTGAAGAAAGCGTCGGCCCGCACGAGACTGTCGTCGGTCCACAAACGGGCGGAGAAGGTTGCGGGGTCGGCAATGCCATAACCGAAGGCAGCGGCCAGCGCCGCATTGCCCTGAAAGTCAGCCGTGCCGGTGAAGGTGTAGACCACCGATGAGGCCATGGCCGCACCCGGAACCGTTGCCATGATGGCGCCCGCCGCGCCCATGCGCCGTAGATGTTTTGAAAGCCAGCCCATGATCGCACCTCCCGCTATCTGGCAGATGCTTTCCCCTACCATCTTTCGGGCGATGCTTCCTTGACCCTGATCAGCCTTTTGTCATTTCAACCAGCGGCAGGGATATTGAGGCCCCGATGAAGAGGATCGGATCGGCACTGAACTGACAGCCGGTGTGAAATACATCTCCAGTGATCTCCAGTGTCTGGTTCATTCTATGAGTTCCCATTCAGCAAGCCCGGTGCGGATTTCTGGAGCTGGCCAAGCCTCGCAGCTGCATGCAATGGCACCCCTACAGGTCCAAGCCTTGAACAGCCACGAATGAATGCAACTTTTAGGAATTATTTAACGCAACCTCAACGATGATCGGGCTTATTGTTCAAAACCGGCCGCAAGATGAACCAGAAAGAGCCCAGTCATGCCCGATGCCCCCCTTTCAGGCCCCCTCTCCGCCCATTCTTCCGAGCCGAGCCCGCCAGTCAAGGCGCTGCTTACAATCGTCGGCACGACGCTGCCTGAAGTCCTCGTCGGAGGCCCTGACGGAGACATCATTGAGGGGTTTGGCGGCGACGATACACTCCGGGGCGGTGACGGTAACGACACACTCAGGGGCGGCGACGGCGACGACCTGACGCTCGGCGGCAAGGGCAACGATCTTGTCTATCTCGGCAAGGGTAACGATGTCGCATGGGCAGGCAACGGCGATACCGGCCGCGATACACTTTACGGCGAAAGCGGCAACGATGTGCTGGCCGGCGGGGCTGGCGACGACATGCTCTACGGCGGTACAGGGGGCGACACTCTTTACGGCGGGGCGGGCGACGATAAAATCTACGGCAAGCTCCCCGGCAAGCCGGACCGCGATCAGGCGAATGCCATCTGGGCCGGTAACGGCAACGACTATATTGAGGCCGGCTCGGCCGGCGATGTGATTGGCGGCGGCCAGGGCAACGATACACTGATCGGCAATGTCGGTGCCGACACCCTTTATGGCGGCGCTGGCGCGAACGGCGGCAATGACCTTATCGAAGCAGGCGGCGGCGACGATCGGGTCTTTGCCTCAAACGGGACCGATACGGTGCTGGGCGGTGACGGCAACGACACACTGTATGGCGGCGACATGGACGATGTCCTTGATGGCGGCGACGGGGCGGATTTTCTGTATGGCGGCACCGGAGATGATGTCATCGCGGGCGGCGACGGCGACGACACAATCCAGAGCGGGCCCGGCAACGATACAGTGACGGGCGGGCTCGGGGCCGACACCTTCATTTTCGTGGCAAACGGCGGTGACGACACAATCGCTGATTTCGACATCGCCGCGGATACACTGGCCCTTGCCGAGAGTGGTGCGGACTTCACCAGCATTGACGACCTGATCTCGGCTTCCAGCAACACCACGCAGGGCGGCAAGGCGGGCACCCTGATCGACCTTGGCGGCGGCAACAGCCTGTTCATTGAAGCAGTCACCGTCGCCGACCTCGACGATATCGCGGTCACGTTCGAACCACCTCCGGAACCCGAACCTGAACCGGATGCCGATATCCCCGGCGACACAAGTTCCACCGTGACATTGGCCGTTGGCGGCTCGTTGACCAGCTATCTGGATTCCGCCGTTGATCAGGACTGGATCAACATCTCGTTTGAGGCTGCCCGATTCTATACCCTTACCTTTCAAAATCTGTCTTTCCTGCCACAGACACTCGACTATCCAGACTACATCGGCATTCACCCCGGACTTATAGACACAACCGGTGGCTTGCGCGGAATTTCGGGTCCTACGAACGACAGTTTTCATTACGTAACGATGGCCACCAAGCTGTCCGGCGACTTTTTCCTGTCCATTAGAGCCACAGGCGGCAAGATGGGCGAATACAGAGTCACGCTGTCTGCGGGGGAGTCAGCCACGGTTGATCTATATTCAGCCAGCCGGTCCGGTGCGGGACAGATGCATTGGGACAGCTACGGCGAAAGCTATTTTGCCGCTGGCATCCAATCCCCAGGGGATGTGGACTGGCTGGCGATCTCGCTTAGCGCCGACACCAGCTATACCTTCAGCATGAGCCCGGAAACATTCTTCGGCTATACCATCGACCCCAAAATTGTCGGTGTCTACAATTCTGCAGGCACCGCTGTTGACGGGGCCGAGATACTCGATTCGGCGAATCTGGCACAGGTCACGTTTTACGCACCTGAAAGTGGGACATATTATGTGGCAGTGGGCGCCGATGGCGGCACGACCGGCCATTATAGTACCTCAACTGTCGAGGCAGTCGGCGTCGAAGCTGCTAGCGACAGCAATCCGACCCCGGCCGCAATGGCAAAGCGCGACGATCCAGTAAACGCTCCGCAGGACATGGGCGTGAATCTTTCCGGCAACTGCATGGAGATCGAAGCGCATCAAGCATTCGATTTTGGCGCCCCTGATCCTCACACCAACTATTGGTGATCTGAGGCGTCCTTCGCCATTTCAACCAGCGGCACGCCGACGACGCCGACCATCACGGTCTCTTCGCGCACCGGCGTGTAGCCGCAGGCTTCATAAAGGGGCACGCCCGCCATCGTCGCCATCAGGGTGTAGCGCGTGAAGCCCTCGGCGCGGGCGGCAGCTTCGCAAAGCTCGATCACCAGCCGACCGATACCGCGCCGGGCGTGGGCGGGGTCGGTGTACATCGCGCGGATGCGGGCGCGGTCCCTGGCGGGGTCCAACAGTGCTGCGTCACGGCCCGCCGTATGATTGCCGCCATAGAGCGTCGCCCGGCGCGACCAGCCCCCGCAGCCGACGATCACATCACCATCCAGCACCACCACATAGGTGCCATCTTCGATCAGCTGGGTATCAAGCCCCATCAGCGCGCGCGAGGCCGTCACCTGCTCCGCACTCAGGAAGCCCGGCAAAAGGCCGCTGATCGATGCCTCCATGATTTCGGTGAGGCGCGGGATATCGGCAGAGGTAGCAAGGCGATGGGTGAAGGGCATTTGATTTTCAACTCTATCGTCACCCCGGACCTGATCCGGGGTCCATGCTAGTTTCAAACGCCGCTGGATGCCGGGTCGGGCCCGGCATGACGGCGGCATACAAGCACCGTTCGGTCTGAGGAGAGGCGGAGCCTCGTCTCGAAGACCGGGAAGGTGGCACGCCCTTCGAGACGCCCTTCGGGCTCCTCAGGGCGAACGGAGGGTTAAAGAAACCGCCCCAGCACGTCCTTGTAGCTGCGGCTGACCTTCAGTTCCTTGCCACTCAGCAGCGTCAGGAAGCATTCGCCGTTTGAATGCGGGCGGACTTCTTTCACGCGTTCAAGGTTCACGATGGTGGAGCGGTGGATGCGCTGGAAGATTTTGGGGTCCAGCCGGCGTTCCATCTGTTTCATCTTCTCGCGCAGGATATGGGTCTTTTCGCCCACATGGATGCACATATAGTCGCCCGCGGCATCGATATAGTCGACCTCGGAAACCGGCACGATGGTGATATGGCCGCGGTCCTTGATCCGAAGGTGCGGATCGAAGCGGTCGTCGCGGGTTTCAACCGGCGCCTCGAGGATGGCGGTCAGTGCCTCCTTCGGCGGGTTGTCCATATTATCCAGAAGCTCCATCAGCTTCGCGGTCTGCTCCACCGCCAGCCGCTGGGCCATGGCTTCGCGCACGCGGACGATGGCTTCGGCGAGGCGTTCTTCCTCCACCGGTTTCATCAGGTAGTCAAGGGCATGGGCCTTGAAGGCTTCGAGCGCATACTGGTCGAACGCGGTGACGAAGATGACGATGGGCATCTCGGTTTCGCCGATCAGCGACCGCATCACCGCAAAGCCATCGAAGCCCGGCATCTGGATATCGAGGAACACGAGATCAGGCTTCAGTTCCTTGATCTGCTTCACGGCGTCGCGCCCGTTGGCGGCGGAACCCACGATCTCGATATCCTCGTAAGGGTCCAGCCTGATCTTCAGGCCGCGCACGGCGAGCGGTTCGTCGTCAACAAGCAGGGTGCGGATTTTCGCGCTCATGGATGGTCTCTCCTAGTAACTGCGCGCCATGGCGGGAGCTTCGCGCTCCGACGGGACATCGATGGTGATCGATAGGCCCTGAGGGAGCAGGTTGGTGATCCGGAAGACATGGTCACCGGGATAAATCTGCGCCAGCCGCTCGCGCGTGTTGGCGATGCCCACGCCCGATCCCGACTGGCTTTTGATATGCTCGATATCCTGAATGCCGGGGCCGGTGTCCGAAAGCTCGATCACCAGCCGGCGGCCATCCACCATCGTGCGGGCCTTCACCGAAATGGTGCCGCCATCCATCGATGGCGCGATGCCATATTTGATGGCGTTTTCGATAAGCGGCTGCAGGATCAGGCTGGGGATCAGCATCGGCTTGGCGCGCTCGTCGATATCATATTCGATTTTCAGCCGGTCCTCGAACCGCACCTTCTCGATATCGAGATAGAGGCCAAGGGCATAAAGCTCCTGCTCCAGCGTCACTTTCTGGGTCGGCTGGTTGACGAGCGTGTAGCGAAGGAAAGCCGAAAGCTTCGTCACCATCTTGTTGGCGTCGTCGCGGGCGTTTTCCAGCACCATCGTGGAGATGGCATTCAGCGTATTGAACAGGAAGTGCGGATTGAGCTGGTAGCGCAGCATTTTCAGCTGCGCCTGGTGCGCCATCGCGGTCGCCTTCAGCGCCTGTTCCTGCTGTTCCTGAAAGCCGGTGTAATAGTGATAGCCGAAATAGATGGCCGTCCAGGCGAACAGGGCCGTTGCCTCGAACATCGCGTTGCCGAAGCGGGCAAGGCCCACGGGCGGCTCGAAGCCATCCATCAGCATCGGCACAATCGCTGTTTCAATCGACGAGAACAGAAGCCCCAGAACGCTGCAAAGGACGATGGAGGTGACAAGCACCACAGGCAGCGAGAGGCCGCGCACCAGATGGTAAACCCGGCGCATGCCGCTGGTCATCAGCAGGCCGATGGCGATGGCAACAATGATCAGCTTGTAATAGTCGGCCATCGGCTGGCCCACGGTCATGCCGTGGAACATCCGGACCATCCCGTAGCCAAGCCAGCCGACCGACTGGAAAATCCAGAAGGTCCGGCCACGGTCGATAAACAGTTTATTCATGGACGCGGCTGCCCTGTTCGCATTCCCCCTGCCGCCGCCCTCGCGGGCGGACGTGTCGTCATTATGGGGGGACGGGGCAGCCGCGCCAATCATTTTTGCTGATCGCGTCAAGGCTTACTCGTTACTCCGTCAGTAAAGCTCGGCCAGATCGGCTTTCACCTGCACGTCCTGGCCCGGGCGCAGGCGTTCACCGCCCCGCACAACAATGCGGTCGCCGGCGGTTACGTCTTCACCCTTGAGGGCGATACGCATGCCATCGGCAGCGCCGGTTTCCACAAGGATCTGCTCGGCCTTGTTCTCATCGTTGATGCGGTAGATGTAGGTTGCGTCGGAGCGCAGCACGAGGGCATCACGCGGCACGGCCACAACCCGTTCGGGTGTGCTGGATGGCAGGGCAATCTGCACCGGGCTGCCGACCACAAAGCCTGCGTCCGCCGGCACCACGGCACGCACTTCCATCGTGCGGCTGGCCGTATTGCCCACCGGCACGATGGCGCGGAGGCTGGTGGCCACCAGCTGCCCCCCGTTCCGCAGCGTTACGGCAAGGCCATCCTCAAGCACATGCGACAGGCTGACAGGCGCCTGCGCCGTCACTTCCAGATGTTCGGTATCGACAAGGCGGACGATCTCGCGACCCGGGGTCGCATATTCGCCAACCTGGGCAAGGCGCGTCACCACCCGACCGGGGAACGGGGCGCGCACGCGGGTGCGGTCAAGGTCCACCTTCGTCTGGTCGCGCACGATCCGCGCTTCAGCCAGTTCCTGCTCCACCATCGCAAGGTTGCTGGTCGCTTCCTCGACCCGGCTTGTCGGCGTGTGGTTGGTGGTTGCCAGTTCGTGCAGACGGGCGAGATCAAGCTTCAGGTAGCCAAGGCGGGCTTCCAGCCGTTTCACCTGCGCCTCGTTGCGGCCAAGGGTGAGCGACAGGTTGCGGTCGTCGATGCGGGCAACCTCGTCACCCTTTTTCACGAGCGTGCCTTCAGGCGCCACCCAGGTGACCTTGCCGCTGATTTCGGCAGCGATGCGACTGTCACCAAGGCTGACGACCGTGCCCGGCACCGTGATCACCGGGGCCATCCGTTCCTCGGTCGCCGGGGCGACCTCGACAAGGGCGGGCGGCGGGCCGTTTTGCGCCATTGCGGCGGTCGGCACCAGGGCATGCATCAGTCCCACGATCAGGGGAATCCGGAAGTTGCGCATTTGTTTGTTCCTCGCTGTAGTCATTTCTGTGTCTGTTCTTTTTTGGGTGGGGATGCCGATCACTCGGCAGCCCCGTATGCTTCGCTGCGGCGGAACAGCCGCTTCAGGTTTCCGAGCCCTTCGAGCTTCAGGAGGCACGGCAACAGCACGAGCGTGAAGATCGCCGAGACCGCCATACCGCCCACAATCGTGGTGGCCATACCGCGGTAGATGGCACTGCCGGCACCGGGGAACAGCACGAGCGGCAGCATGCCCATGATGGTCGTCGAAGTGCTCATGAAGATAGGCCGCAGGCGCAGGGCAACCGCCTGCTCCACCGCTTCAACACGCGAAAGCCCTTCGGCCTCGCCCCGGCGGGTGCGGTCGACGAGCAGGATCGCGTTGTTCACGACAAGCCCCAGAAGGATGATGAAGCCGATCATGGTGAGAAGATCGAGGGGCGTGAAGGTGACGAGGTTCATCAGCTGCAGGGCCGCCACACCGCCGACGGTGGCGAGCGGAATGGTGATCACCACCATCACCGCATCCTTCGGCGAGCGGAAAAGACCGGCGAGGATCATGAACAGGAGGCCCAGCGCCAGCACGAAGTTCATGCTGAGCGAGGTCACCGCACGTTCCAGCGCGTCGGCACTGCCGCCATAGGTGATGGTTGCATCCGGCGGCAGGTAGGTCCGCAGGGCGGGCTCAACCTTGGTTTTCAGGATGTCGACCATGTCCTCAAGCGCCATACCGTCGGGCTGGCTGATGTTGAAGCTGACGCTGCGGCGGCCTTCGATCCGCTGGATGAAGGTGGGGCCGACACCGCGCTCGATATTCACCAGTTCGCCAAGGGGCACGGTGCCACCAAGCGGGGTGACAAGCGGGATGCTCATCAGGTCTTCGGGGCTCAGCTCATGGTCCGCTTTCAGGATCATGTCGACGCGTTTGTCGCCGTCGAAATGCTCGCCAAGCCACAGGCCGTCACCCAGTGCACGCACGATGGCGGCAAGATCATCCCGGCGCATGCCAACCTCGGCGAGGCGACGGTCGTTGGGCGATACTTTCAGCTCCGGCGTCACCACGTTCGGATCGGGGTTCGGCTGGGTTTGGGCACCCGGCAGATGTTCACTGATCAGCGCCATCGCCTGCGTGGTGGCTTCGCGGAGGCCATCGAGGTTACGGGACTGGATCGCCAGTTCCACCGCCCCGTCGCCACCGAAGCCGCCAAAAAGGTTACCCTGCTGGGCGAAGGCGAAGATATCCGGGAAGCCCGCGAGGATTTCGTTCTGCACGATTTCCTGCAGTTCCTTCACCTTGTTCTGGTCCTTGGCGCGCACACCAAGGGTGCCACCCTGCCCGTTCGGGAAGGTGATGATGTAATAATTACGCAGTGCCGGTTCTTTCTCGCCCTTCATATAGGGGTCGAGCCGCTCGACGATCACATCCACCACTTCCTTCTCGATCATTTCCTGATTGGCCCCGGAGGGGAACAGGATGAAGGCATCAACCGCATCGCGCTTGATCGGCGGCAGATAGTTGAGGTTCGGCAGCATCACCCATGAAAGGCCGAGTGATCCACCGATAAGGCCGACGATCACCACACCGCGGCGCAGCGGCGTGGACGAAAGCTTCATCAGCCGGTGCGAAAAGCGCTCTGCACGGGCCGAGCGTTCATCCGCCGGCGGCATTTTCTTGAGCCAGCGTTCAGCTGCAACCGGCAGCACGGTGACGGCAACGATAAGCGACAGGCCGACGCCGATGGCGATGGTGATGGCGAGGTCAGCGAAAAGCTGGCCTTCCACATCCTTCAGGAACAGGATCGGCACGAAGATCGCAACGGTGGTGGCAGTGGAGGCCAGCAGCGCCCCCCAAACCTGCTGGGCACCCAACAGCGAAGCAGCGGTCGGCTTCTCGCCTTTCTCGCGCAGCCGCACGATATTTTCGAGCACCACAATAGCGGCGTCCACCACCATGCCGGAGGCAAAGGCGAGGCCTGCAAGCGAGATCACATTCACCGACCGGCCAAAGAGGCCAAGCACGATCATGGTGGCCAGAAGACAGATCGGGATCGTCATGGCGATCACAAGTGTGGCGCGGATCTGGCGCAGGAACAGCCACAGGATGCCGATGGCCAGCATCGAGCCGACAAACAGGTTACCGCTGAGGAGATTGATCGCGCGGTTGATGAAGACGGACGGATCGAAGGACTTGGCAATCGTGATGCCTCTCTCCTTCAGCGGCCCGGCATTCATCTGGTCGAGCTTTTCGGTGAGCTTGTCGATGGTCGCGAGCACATTGGCGCCGGATTCACGGATGATCCGCATGCCGATGGCCGGGCGGCCGTTCTGGTAAACAACCTGGTTGGTGGGCGCCGGACCGGTTTTGACCGTGGCGATATCGCCAAGCCGCACCGGGCTGCCATCACGCCAGTCAAGGATAAGGGCGCGCAGTTCCTCGGGCTCATAGCGACCCTGGAAGTTGATCATATAGCGGCGACGGCCCACATCCATGAAACCGCCCGAGCTGTCAACCGTACGGCCAACGCGGGCCGCGATATTGCGGATATCGATACCAAGGGCAGCAGCGCGCTCGGGATCAAACTCGATCTGCAGCTGCTCGCCGAAGCCGGCGCCCGCTTCCACGGAAACGTTCGACACGCCTTCGACCGACACCAGTTCCGGCACCACATATTCATCGATGAAGCGGGTGTACTCGTCCGGCTTCAGGGTGCTTTCGTCGCTGAACTGGGTGAAAAGATAGATCAGCGTTTCGCCCGAGGGGTCACCGCCATTCATCAGCACTTGCGGGCGGTCGGCATCGGCCGGCAGCGGGGGCAAACGGTTGATGCGGCTGATCACTTCGATCAGCGCGCGGTCCATGTCGGCCTCCAGCGTGAAGGTCAGCGACACGAAGCCGAAGGTATTGTTGGAGAAGGTCCGCATTTCATCCAGCCCCGGCATGCCCTGCATGACGTCCTCGATCGGCTCGATGATTTCGGATTCGATTTCCGCCGGGCTCGCCCCGCGCCAGAAAACCTGAACGCCAAGCTGCGGCTGTTCGATATTCGGAAACAGCTGCACAGGCAACCGTGTCAGCATCAGGACGCCAAGGGCGGCAACCATTGCTGTGATCACGGCCAGAATGGCCGGATTCTTGAGACTCTTCTCCGTCAGATTCATAACGTTTCCCCTCGCTGCCCATGTCTCGGGCTTATGCGATGGGGTATGCGCGCAATGTGACGGGGATTACAGCCGATTGCGACAAAATGCTCGGCAGGTGCGACGGGCCGCCCCGTCGTGGAGCGGCGCGTTTAAAGGCTTATATCTGCGGTTTATTCGCTGGCGCTGCCTGTATCAACGCTGTCACCGGAATCCACCGTGCCATCCTCGGCCGGGGTTTCGCGGCGCTTCATCACCTGGAAATCTGCAAGACCGCAACTTGCCCAGTCGCGACCGAAACTGTCGATCACCGTGATGATGTCATGCGAACACAGCGAACCAAGCGAGGTCTTGTAGGCGAACCGTTCCTCGAACGCGAGGCGCGGGCAACGATTGTTCATTTCCACAAGATAGCCACGGGCATTGTTGGTGCGGAAGAAGATCGTTTTCTCGTCAAGGATCGACGACGACCGGAGTTCGCGCAGCGGTACGCAGCGCTTCACCTCTCCCGTCCGCTCATACTTTTCCATCACGGCCGCCTTGCGCTTTTCGAGCCGGGTCGGCGTGTTGTCATCATCAGCGCTCATCACGGGAGCAGTCATGGCAAAAGCGA
The Gimibacter soli DNA segment above includes these coding regions:
- a CDS encoding sensor histidine kinase, with the translated sequence MNKLFIDRGRTFWIFQSVGWLGYGMVRMFHGMTVGQPMADYYKLIIVAIAIGLLMTSGMRRVYHLVRGLSLPVVLVTSIVLCSVLGLLFSSIETAIVPMLMDGFEPPVGLARFGNAMFEATALFAWTAIYFGYHYYTGFQEQQEQALKATAMAHQAQLKMLRYQLNPHFLFNTLNAISTMVLENARDDANKMVTKLSAFLRYTLVNQPTQKVTLEQELYALGLYLDIEKVRFEDRLKIEYDIDERAKPMLIPSLILQPLIENAIKYGIAPSMDGGTISVKARTMVDGRRLVIELSDTGPGIQDIEHIKSQSGSGVGIANTRERLAQIYPGDHVFRITNLLPQGLSITIDVPSEREAPAMARSY
- a CDS encoding calcium-binding protein — translated: MPDAPLSGPLSAHSSEPSPPVKALLTIVGTTLPEVLVGGPDGDIIEGFGGDDTLRGGDGNDTLRGGDGDDLTLGGKGNDLVYLGKGNDVAWAGNGDTGRDTLYGESGNDVLAGGAGDDMLYGGTGGDTLYGGAGDDKIYGKLPGKPDRDQANAIWAGNGNDYIEAGSAGDVIGGGQGNDTLIGNVGADTLYGGAGANGGNDLIEAGGGDDRVFASNGTDTVLGGDGNDTLYGGDMDDVLDGGDGADFLYGGTGDDVIAGGDGDDTIQSGPGNDTVTGGLGADTFIFVANGGDDTIADFDIAADTLALAESGADFTSIDDLISASSNTTQGGKAGTLIDLGGGNSLFIEAVTVADLDDIAVTFEPPPEPEPEPDADIPGDTSSTVTLAVGGSLTSYLDSAVDQDWINISFEAARFYTLTFQNLSFLPQTLDYPDYIGIHPGLIDTTGGLRGISGPTNDSFHYVTMATKLSGDFFLSIRATGGKMGEYRVTLSAGESATVDLYSASRSGAGQMHWDSYGESYFAAGIQSPGDVDWLAISLSADTSYTFSMSPETFFGYTIDPKIVGVYNSAGTAVDGAEILDSANLAQVTFYAPESGTYYVAVGADGGTTGHYSTSTVEAVGVEAASDSNPTPAAMAKRDDPVNAPQDMGVNLSGNCMEIEAHQAFDFGAPDPHTNYW
- a CDS encoding efflux RND transporter periplasmic adaptor subunit; this translates as MRNFRIPLIVGLMHALVPTAAMAQNGPPPALVEVAPATEERMAPVITVPGTVVSLGDSRIAAEISGKVTWVAPEGTLVKKGDEVARIDDRNLSLTLGRNEAQVKRLEARLGYLKLDLARLHELATTNHTPTSRVEEATSNLAMVEQELAEARIVRDQTKVDLDRTRVRAPFPGRVVTRLAQVGEYATPGREIVRLVDTEHLEVTAQAPVSLSHVLEDGLAVTLRNGGQLVATSLRAIVPVGNTASRTMEVRAVVPADAGFVVGSPVQIALPSSTPERVVAVPRDALVLRSDATYIYRINDENKAEQILVETGAADGMRIALKGEDVTAGDRIVVRGGERLRPGQDVQVKADLAELY
- a CDS encoding efflux RND transporter permease subunit — protein: MNLTEKSLKNPAILAVITAMVAALGVLMLTRLPVQLFPNIEQPQLGVQVFWRGASPAEIESEIIEPIEDVMQGMPGLDEMRTFSNNTFGFVSLTFTLEADMDRALIEVISRINRLPPLPADADRPQVLMNGGDPSGETLIYLFTQFSDESTLKPDEYTRFIDEYVVPELVSVEGVSNVSVEAGAGFGEQLQIEFDPERAAALGIDIRNIAARVGRTVDSSGGFMDVGRRRYMINFQGRYEPEELRALILDWRDGSPVRLGDIATVKTGPAPTNQVVYQNGRPAIGMRIIRESGANVLATIDKLTEKLDQMNAGPLKERGITIAKSFDPSVFINRAINLLSGNLFVGSMLAIGILWLFLRQIRATLVIAMTIPICLLATMIVLGLFGRSVNVISLAGLAFASGMVVDAAIVVLENIVRLREKGEKPTAASLLGAQQVWGALLASTATTVAIFVPILFLKDVEGQLFADLAITIAIGVGLSLIVAVTVLPVAAERWLKKMPPADERSARAERFSHRLMKLSSTPLRRGVVIVGLIGGSLGLSWVMLPNLNYLPPIKRDAVDAFILFPSGANQEMIEKEVVDVIVERLDPYMKGEKEPALRNYYIITFPNGQGGTLGVRAKDQNKVKELQEIVQNEILAGFPDIFAFAQQGNLFGGFGGDGAVELAIQSRNLDGLREATTQAMALISEHLPGAQTQPNPDPNVVTPELKVSPNDRRLAEVGMRRDDLAAIVRALGDGLWLGEHFDGDKRVDMILKADHELSPEDLMSIPLVTPLGGTVPLGELVNIERGVGPTFIQRIEGRRSVSFNISQPDGMALEDMVDILKTKVEPALRTYLPPDATITYGGSADALERAVTSLSMNFVLALGLLFMILAGLFRSPKDAVMVVITIPLATVGGVAALQLMNLVTFTPLDLLTMIGFIILLGLVVNNAILLVDRTRRGEAEGLSRVEAVEQAVALRLRPIFMSTSTTIMGMLPLVLFPGAGSAIYRGMATTIVGGMAVSAIFTLVLLPCLLKLEGLGNLKRLFRRSEAYGAAE
- a CDS encoding PEPxxWA-CTERM sorting domain-containing protein, which produces MGWLSKHLRRMGAAGAIMATVPGAAMASSVVYTFTGTADFQGNAALAAAFGYGIADPATFSARLWTDDSLVRADAFFKSEHDDTDYAARQARYSYGYFKWELGNRSWEYGPGTDAIGDLIWIFDGISDGTDNIYDFMRAQGATDLLLAGLTITLAQVNAYSLDETLISGNDMILFDQWSLLAASSVEGSMIRTDLGDVDLYNVSMVKAAGPVPEPATWLMMIMGFGLAGFAARQFPKHAGT
- a CDS encoding GNAT family N-acetyltransferase; amino-acid sequence: MPFTHRLATSADIPRLTEIMEASISGLLPGFLSAEQVTASRALMGLDTQLIEDGTYVVVLDGDVIVGCGGWSRRATLYGGNHTAGRDAALLDPARDRARIRAMYTDPAHARRGIGRLVIELCEAAARAEGFTRYTLMATMAGVPLYEACGYTPVREETVMVGVVGVPLVEMAKDASDHQ
- a CDS encoding LytR/AlgR family response regulator transcription factor, which translates into the protein MSAKIRTLLVDDEPLAVRGLKIRLDPYEDIEIVGSAANGRDAVKQIKELKPDLVFLDIQMPGFDGFAVMRSLIGETEMPIVIFVTAFDQYALEAFKAHALDYLMKPVEEERLAEAIVRVREAMAQRLAVEQTAKLMELLDNMDNPPKEALTAILEAPVETRDDRFDPHLRIKDRGHITIVPVSEVDYIDAAGDYMCIHVGEKTHILREKMKQMERRLDPKIFQRIHRSTIVNLERVKEVRPHSNGECFLTLLSGKELKVSRSYKDVLGRFL